Proteins encoded within one genomic window of Brienomyrus brachyistius isolate T26 chromosome 22, BBRACH_0.4, whole genome shotgun sequence:
- the si:dkeyp-113d7.1 gene encoding putative zinc finger protein 286B isoform X2 has protein sequence MELEQFDGTVQQSVHMAELEAESITLGLNTLASECVTASLNTLVSDCVMPSLNTLASESLMPSLNSLTPDCVTSTLNTLTSEIVEPMVMLPCVKSEPNLDTIRTVDLSEIQPLSTAELGSEQIKMEISGLDYIKSEHHSELHFLHGTELETYKGQYESSLVFDYITHVSDSLEYIKSEHHTDLQCYYAADLGTIKGEYESNLISSHKMEMNGLESIHMAELRTELNKLRPDSVIDCVGKADPEFGAGSLYDLPSAQDGKGNVGQGKTGGKGQSTSQRKPRNLTGEKPFSCTQCGKNFSTLGNLKTHQRIHTGERPYSCSQCGKSFGQAGNLKRHQLIHTGQRPYSCTHCTKGFTKADDLRAHQRIHTGEKPYNCTQCGKTFSQQKELKVHQMGHTGERPFYCSHCGKSFSKENSFRTHQQIHTGEKQYSCSQCGKTFSNSGVLKTHEKIHSGERPFCCSQCGGIREPGLLLPFGVCICHC, from the exons ATGGAACTTGAACAATTTGACGGGACTGTGCAGCAGTCTGTCCACATGGCAGAGTTGGAAGCTGAAAGTATTACACTTGGACTGAACACACTAGCATCAGAGTGTGTTACAGCAAGCCTTAACACTCTAGTTTCTGATTGTGTCATGCCAAGTCTCAATACACTGGCTTCTGAATCTCTCATGCCCAGCCTTAACTCACTCACACCAGATTGTGTGACATCAACTCTTAATACATTGACGTCTGAGATCGTTGAGCCAATGGTCATGCTGCCATGTGTGAAAAGTGAACCTAACCTAGACACGATTCGTACTGTGGACCTTTCTGAAATACAGCCTCTGAGCACTGCTGAGCTGGGTTCGGAGCAAATAAAGATGGAGATCAGTGGCCTTGATTACATCAAATCTGAGCACCACAGTGAACTCCATTTCCTTCACGGTACAGAGTTGGAGACCTACAAGGGGCAATATGAATCGAGTTTGGTGTTTGATTACATTACTCATGTCTCTGACAGTCTGGAATACATCAAGTCAGAGCATCATACTGATCTTCAGTGTTACTATGCTGCTGACCTGGGCACAATTAAAGGTGAATATGAATCTAACTTGATATCTAGTCACAAAATGGAGATGAATGGCTTAGAGTCTATTCATATGGCTGAGCTTAGGACAGAGTTAAACAAGCTCAGACCTGATAGTGTTATAGATTGCGTAGGGAAAGCAGATCCTGAGTTTGGTGCTGGAAGCCTCTATGATTTGCCATCTGCCCAGGATGGTAAAGGGAATGTTGGCCAGGGTAAAACTGGGGGAAAGGGGCAGAGTACATCGCAGCGCAAACCACGCAACCTTACTGGTGAAAAGCCGTTTTCGTGCACTCAGTGTGGGAAAAACTTCAGCACTTTAGGAAACCTGAAGACACACCAGCGCATTCACACAGGAGAGCGACCCTACAGCTGCTCCCAGTGTGGAAAGAGCTTTGGTCAGGCAGGAAATCTAAAGAGGCACCAACTTATTCACACAGGACAGCGACCATACAGCTGCACGCACTGTACAAAGGGCTTTACCAAAGCAGATGACCTAAGGGCTCATCAGAGGATCCACACGGGTGAAAAGCCCTACAATTGTACTCAGTGTGGCAAGACCTTCAGTCAACAGAAAGAGCTGAAAGTCCACCAGATGGGTCATACTGGAGAACGCCCCTTTTACTGCAGTCACTGTGGAAAAAGCTTCAGTAAGGAGAATAGTTTTAGGACCCACCAGCAAATTCACACTGGAGAAAAACAGTACAGCtgttcccagtgtgggaagactTTCAGCAACTCTGGAGTTCTAAAAACACATGAGAAGATTCATTCCGGAGAGAGACCTTTTTGCTGCAGCCAATGTG GTGGGATAAGAGAGCCAGGTTTGCTTCTGCCATTTGGAGTCTGTATTTGCCATTGTTAA
- the si:dkeyp-113d7.1 gene encoding zinc finger protein 1 homolog isoform X1: MELEQFDGTVQQSVHMAELEAESITLGLNTLASECVTASLNTLVSDCVMPSLNTLASESLMPSLNSLTPDCVTSTLNTLTSEIVEPMVMLPCVKSEPNLDTIRTVDLSEIQPLSTAELGSEQIKMEISGLDYIKSEHHSELHFLHGTELETYKGQYESSLVFDYITHVSDSLEYIKSEHHTDLQCYYAADLGTIKGEYESNLISSHKMEMNGLESIHMAELRTELNKLRPDSVIDCVGKADPEFGAGSLYDLPSAQDGKGNVGQGKTGGKGQSTSQRKPRNLTGEKPFSCTQCGKNFSTLGNLKTHQRIHTGERPYSCSQCGKSFGQAGNLKRHQLIHTGQRPYSCTHCTKGFTKADDLRAHQRIHTGEKPYNCTQCGKTFSQQKELKVHQMGHTGERPFYCSHCGKSFSKENSFRTHQQIHTGEKQYSCSQCGKTFSNSGVLKTHEKIHSGERPFCCSQCGKSFGRLGHLKAHQQIHTGERPYSCPQCGKNFSQSGHLKAHEQIHKREKPESSSSGSCKK; the protein is encoded by the coding sequence ATGGAACTTGAACAATTTGACGGGACTGTGCAGCAGTCTGTCCACATGGCAGAGTTGGAAGCTGAAAGTATTACACTTGGACTGAACACACTAGCATCAGAGTGTGTTACAGCAAGCCTTAACACTCTAGTTTCTGATTGTGTCATGCCAAGTCTCAATACACTGGCTTCTGAATCTCTCATGCCCAGCCTTAACTCACTCACACCAGATTGTGTGACATCAACTCTTAATACATTGACGTCTGAGATCGTTGAGCCAATGGTCATGCTGCCATGTGTGAAAAGTGAACCTAACCTAGACACGATTCGTACTGTGGACCTTTCTGAAATACAGCCTCTGAGCACTGCTGAGCTGGGTTCGGAGCAAATAAAGATGGAGATCAGTGGCCTTGATTACATCAAATCTGAGCACCACAGTGAACTCCATTTCCTTCACGGTACAGAGTTGGAGACCTACAAGGGGCAATATGAATCGAGTTTGGTGTTTGATTACATTACTCATGTCTCTGACAGTCTGGAATACATCAAGTCAGAGCATCATACTGATCTTCAGTGTTACTATGCTGCTGACCTGGGCACAATTAAAGGTGAATATGAATCTAACTTGATATCTAGTCACAAAATGGAGATGAATGGCTTAGAGTCTATTCATATGGCTGAGCTTAGGACAGAGTTAAACAAGCTCAGACCTGATAGTGTTATAGATTGCGTAGGGAAAGCAGATCCTGAGTTTGGTGCTGGAAGCCTCTATGATTTGCCATCTGCCCAGGATGGTAAAGGGAATGTTGGCCAGGGTAAAACTGGGGGAAAGGGGCAGAGTACATCGCAGCGCAAACCACGCAACCTTACTGGTGAAAAGCCGTTTTCGTGCACTCAGTGTGGGAAAAACTTCAGCACTTTAGGAAACCTGAAGACACACCAGCGCATTCACACAGGAGAGCGACCCTACAGCTGCTCCCAGTGTGGAAAGAGCTTTGGTCAGGCAGGAAATCTAAAGAGGCACCAACTTATTCACACAGGACAGCGACCATACAGCTGCACGCACTGTACAAAGGGCTTTACCAAAGCAGATGACCTAAGGGCTCATCAGAGGATCCACACGGGTGAAAAGCCCTACAATTGTACTCAGTGTGGCAAGACCTTCAGTCAACAGAAAGAGCTGAAAGTCCACCAGATGGGTCATACTGGAGAACGCCCCTTTTACTGCAGTCACTGTGGAAAAAGCTTCAGTAAGGAGAATAGTTTTAGGACCCACCAGCAAATTCACACTGGAGAAAAACAGTACAGCtgttcccagtgtgggaagactTTCAGCAACTCTGGAGTTCTAAAAACACATGAGAAGATTCATTCCGGAGAGAGACCTTTTTGCTGCAGCCAATGTGGTAAGAGCTTTGGTCGGTTAGGACATCTTAAAGCACACCAGCAAATTCACACGGGAGAGCGGCCCTATTCCTGTCCTCAGTGTGGAAAGAACTTTAGTCAGTCAGGCCACCTAAAAGCACATGAACAAATTCATAAAAGAGAGAAACCAGAAAGTTCTAGCAGTGGCAGTTGTAAAAAATAA